DNA sequence from the Deltaproteobacteria bacterium genome:
CTCCAGGCCCCCGCGACGGGAAACAACCCTGACTAATTCCTCGGCTGCTATCTTCAAGGCCTCGGCATCGGCCGGGGAGATTTCGATCAAACATTCCGGGGCCATCCTTTCCAGCCCTTGACTCTTTCGGGTCATGGTCCCTGTGTGGTACTGATAGAGAACCCGTCCGGTGGTCAAAACGAAAGGATAGTCGGCATCCTGGACTTCCTTCGGGCCCTGATAGGGCAGGGCATGGAATTTACCCAGCCCCCGGGTAAACCGATCTTTGTGCAGGTATGGGGTTCCAGGGTGTTCCAGGGTAGGACAGGGCCACTGAAGACCTGCCCGGTTGATACGCTGGTAGGTAATCCCGGCATAGGAAGGGGTCAGGGAGCGCACTTCTTCAAAGATCTCCTCCGGGTTTTTATAGTCCATGGCCAGCCCCATGCGGGTAGCCAGATCGGCCATTATCTGCCAATCGGCTCTTGATTCCCCAATGGGAAAAATGGCCTGACGGACCCGCTGGACCCGGCGTTCGGTATTGGTAAAGGTGCCTTCCTTCTCGGCAAAAGATCCGCCGGGCAGAACCACATCCGCCAATTGGGCGGTTTCCGTTAAAAAGATATCCTGAACCACCAAAAAGTCCAGGGCCTTTAAGGCCTGGGTCAAGTGATGGGTATCCGGGTCGGAAACCACCGGATTCTCTCCAAAGATAAAGAGTCCCCGGACCTCTTTTTTTAAAGCCCCATCGGTCATCTCCATCAGGGTGAGCCCGGGCTGGTTGGAAAGGCCCTCGACCCCCCAGGCCTTTTCCATCTTCTCAAGCACCTCAGGATCGGTTACTTTTTGATAACCGGAAAACACGTCGGGCAATCCGCCCATATCACAGGCCCCCTGGACATTATTCTGGCCCCGCAAGGGATTGACCCCAGCGCCGGGGAATCCTACATTTCCGCAAAGCATGGACAGGTTACCCAGGGCTTTGACATTATCCGTCCCATGGCTGTGTTGCGTGATTCCCATGGTGTAATAGATGGCCGCCTTATCGCCGGCATACAGACGGGCCGCTGCAATCAGATCCTTTTCCGGGATACCGGTTATCTGGTTTACATAGGCGGGGGTAAAGGTGGAAACCGAGGCCTTTAATTCTTCAAATCCTTCGGTCCTTTCCTTGACATAGTCTTGAGCGAGAAGGCCTTCTTGAATAATCAGGTGGATCAGGCCGTTAATCCAGGCCAGGTCCGTCCCGGGTTTCGGCCTCAGCCAAAGGTCGG
Encoded proteins:
- a CDS encoding molybdopterin-dependent oxidoreductase encodes the protein MTNSIADIEAAKVILVTGSNTTENHPVIGAAIKRAVLHHGAKLIVVDPRKIELAEMADLWLRPKPGTDLAWINGLIHLIIQEGLLAQDYVKERTEGFEELKASVSTFTPAYVNQITGIPEKDLIAAARLYAGDKAAIYYTMGITQHSHGTDNVKALGNLSMLCGNVGFPGAGVNPLRGQNNVQGACDMGGLPDVFSGYQKVTDPEVLEKMEKAWGVEGLSNQPGLTLMEMTDGALKKEVRGLFIFGENPVVSDPDTHHLTQALKALDFLVVQDIFLTETAQLADVVLPGGSFAEKEGTFTNTERRVQRVRQAIFPIGESRADWQIMADLATRMGLAMDYKNPEEIFEEVRSLTPSYAGITYQRINRAGLQWPCPTLEHPGTPYLHKDRFTRGLGKFHALPYQGPKEVQDADYPFVLTTGRVLYQYHTGTMTRKSQGLERMAPECLIEISPADAEALKIAAEELVRVVSRRGGLEAKVKITDRSPEGTIFIPFHYAEAAANRLTQTALDPVAKIPELKVCAVRIEKL